The window CCCACATGAAGATCGGATATAAGGGCTACATGGACAGCTTCTTTAGCTTTATGCGGTTTCTTTTGAGGAATATCTGGGAAAAAGAGTTCTTCGACAATTAGCAAGTTCTTTCTGCTTTTCAATAAGCTTAGGCATACAACTTGATCAAGTAGTAGCGACTTTGCCTTCTCAAAAAGTTCCTTAGATGCATTTCGGGGAATGAGCACTGTAGCGTTGGTTTCTAGGTCTTCGATTTTTAAGAAAACTCCGTATTTTGATTCACGCTTCTCTGAAACTATACAAAATATCTTGACTCTTGAATTAGATGCCGCTCGGAACGCCTCTTTTATTGATGCAGCATTCTTAGAATCCATTCGTTGTCGCAGCAGTTTTCTTATTCGCTTAAACCGATCCTGAAAGTATTCAAGATATTCATTAATTGAACCAGTTGAACATATTTTGTCGGTTGGATCCTCTAATACTTTTATGTCTTTATCCACATCCTTTGCGTTTGGGTAGAAGGGTCTTTTGGATTTTCCTGTTGCTATAGAAGGTTCCTGCAGGGCGGAGACAGCAAGTGTTTTTGTTTCTTCCGTATCTGGAAAGGTTTCTTTTGCTGTTTCTTCAAGAAGATTCTTGCTTATAAAAAGCGGTCTTTCATCGAGTCTTTCCAATTTTTCCAGAGTCATTTCAATGAGCTTTACTGGATCCTCTGTTTTTGATATTGTAGTGAGAAGGTTGAAAGCTTCTTTGTTGAGGTGATAGCCTGCTGTGAGGGAAAATGAGATTGCTTGCTGAACTTTCTTTTGCTTATTCAATTTTAAGCTGTCTCCAATTGTTTCTTTTCGGTATCACTATGACCTTCCCTTTTATCACCTATTTTTCTTGCCTTTCCTTATGAATAGAGGCAGGCTATTAGGATAGCAGTTATAGCGTCAATTTTATGCGGTGTCACAGTTCGTATTTCGAGATCTCCCTTTAAACCTATTTGTTTCAGAAAAGTTCATGTCTTTTGCCAATCTTTAGTTGGCAGGCCAAGAGCTTCACTGGCGGATGCAGGATGAACCTCAACGACGTCTAATCTGTTGGCTCTCAGCTTATGCGTTAGAGGAGTGGCACGCTTAGTAAGGCTCTTCATTGAACACATAAGTGATGGAAAGACGGAGTAACCCTGTTTCAATAGGTCTCTATTTGCTTTGCGCATTGTCCCGGTTTTTGGCGTTGTTAGAGACGCGTCTATTGCAGTAATACATGATTTGCGATTAACTGTTTAGTTTATTATCTCCTTATCTTGATGTACGTAACGCGTGGAAGCCCACCCGTTCTTCCAATACGCTACCCAGTCGGGTTTTTTCTAACACTGCCAAATCTATACCTATTATAACTTCCTTTCCAACTTCCATTTTTGCCACCTATAATTATATATCACTCACTTGTTTTAGACTTCTAATGGACGGTTTGAGGCAGTAACATGGAGCTTCGTAAGGTTCAACGTACCAATAGTGGGACTTTTTTTGTTTCTCTACCTAAAGATTGGGCGGAACGCGTTGGGCTAGACAAAGGAATGGTTCTAGCAGTTTTGGAGACTAGTGACGGACGTTTATGCCTTGATCCACAATATGACGCCGAGCGCAAGCCTTTAAGCGTTACAATAAAGCCAACACCCTATTTGGACAGAGAAATCGTGGGCAAGTATTTGCTTGGTTACGATGTGATTCGTGTTGAGGTCAAAAACCGCATTTCACCCCATGAAAGAGCATTAATCAAACATGCTTCTAGGCGTCTTGTGGGGTTGGAGATTGTGGAGGAAGATTACGCGCGCATCGTTTTGCAATGCTTATTGGAACCCGCCGCGTTTCCACCTGAGAAGATTCTGAGACGTGAGTATAACATTGCCGCTGGCATGCACCGAGATGCTGTGAGTGCCTTTCTGGAAGGCGACGTACATCTAGCCAAGAATGTGATCGCTCGTGACGATGAAGTGAATAGGCTTTATTTCCTTCTTGTGAGAATTTTGCGAACCATAATTCAAAACCCAAATTTAGGCGAGAAATTGGAAATTCGTTCCATTGACTGTCTTGATTGTCGAATGTGTGCAAGTTTAGTTGAAACAATAGGCGACAGAGCTGTAGAAATTGCCTGTAAAGCCTTATTGTTAAAAGCCTTGAAAATCTCCAAGGAGGTTTCAAAATTGATGAACAAGTTTCATTCTATGGTTTTTAAGGCTCAAGAGAAGGCTTTGAAAGCATTTTTCGGGCACACTGTTGTTTTGGCAGAGGAAGTACGCAATGAAAGGGCAAAGATGGAAAGCATGCTCCATGACATAGAAGCAGCAATGAAACAATCCGAAGAAGTTGTACCTCTTATTTTAGCCGTGGCGTCTTCGATGTATCGAATTTTTGGGCACTGCGTAGATATTGCGGATTT of the Candidatus Bathyarchaeota archaeon genome contains:
- a CDS encoding DNA-directed DNA polymerase II small subunit, translated to MNKQKKVQQAISFSLTAGYHLNKEAFNLLTTISKTEDPVKLIEMTLEKLERLDERPLFISKNLLEETAKETFPDTEETKTLAVSALQEPSIATGKSKRPFYPNAKDVDKDIKVLEDPTDKICSTGSINEYLEYFQDRFKRIRKLLRQRMDSKNAASIKEAFRAASNSRVKIFCIVSEKRESKYGVFLKIEDLETNATVLIPRNASKELFEKAKSLLLDQVVCLSLLKSRKNLLIVEELFFPDIPQKKPHKAKEAVHVALISDLHVGSKEFMREEFNRFVLWLNGKYGDKNLREVASRVKYIIIAGDIVDGVGVYPNQIKDLAERDVFKQYRLAAKFIEQIPDYIELIIIPGNHDAARKALPQPAIPKRYGEPLYETRNILSLGNPATVSIHGVEFLIYHGRSLDDVLATAADMDFHSPERAMRLLLKGRHLAPTYGQRTSIAPEKRDFLVIESVPDVFHTGHVHVMKHEFYRGTLMVNSGAWQKQTGYQRSLGLEPTPGIIPVVDLQTLAVLPVDFNA